TCCTAGGGAATGGTGGGCGAACAAAATTTTGGCCCGCTTGGTGATGTGGTGACTCTCTGCTGCAAGTTCGCGCTCTCGCCTACTTCGATTATTGTGAAAACCCCGAATTTCTTGATTGCTGATGTAGCCAACACTAAATGGAACATCGCTGGACCCTTTCCAAGCAAGTGATATATTGGCAAAGTCTTACTGTTGAGATGCCTTAACCCGCGGGGAAGTCCATCAAGTCATCTGGCCCCATTCAACGTTGGCCCATGAGATATTTTTTCATATATCTGTTGATAAGCGATCCAAATATCGGTCAATCCTATTCCCTGCTCGCAGTGGGAAATACTTCAATATCGATATGAAGCCACCCCCTGCCTTGTGTTTGCTTAATGGGCCGCCCATGATTTTTTGTGTTCTTTTTTACTATTTTCTTTTGTATATTTTCTATGTTAAGAATCCAAGAATATTTTGAAAATTAATAAACATCTTTTGAATTTTATGAACAATTTCATTTGTGGACATAtttcaaaatttatgaacattttgtttttgaaattttaaacattttaaaattcACTAACACTTCTAAAAAATCataaacaatttttaaaattttcttttttaTAATTCGTGAACCTTTAAAAAAATTGCAACCAATTTTTTTTTGTAAAATGACGTGAAATTTTTAGAAATATGTAGAAAAAATGTTTAAAGTCACGTGAACCTTTAAGTCATGAAATTGATTTCTGCCCCCTTCTCCGAAGCACATTCCCCACTGCTCAAGCCCCACCACAACCACCATGAAGTcgctgcatttgcaaatgtactACCAGGGCTAGAGCCTCTTGTCTTGCTTACAGTATCACTAGATGAAAGATACCGTCCAAGACGACGTCATACGCGCCCTGAGATGCTCCTGCGTCTTCTCAGATTAGCTTGGGCTAGGGGAAAGAAAGCTTCCATCTAAATTAATCTTAGAACTTCATTTTGATTGAGTGACACAGTCCCTTTTGCCCCGCAATAAAACCGAATATTTACTAACACAAGAATATGAAAAAAATCCtaacaaaaattaaaataaaaagcatttaccaaaattttaatttggttaactaaatttgaatttggttATTTTTTTAATTTCGTTACCTAAATTTGAATTTGGTGATAAATATAAATTTGGTGAATGAAAATTGGATAGCTAAACTAGATTTGAACTAGGTGAACTGTTTTGAATTAGGGGAATAAAATTTTATTTAGGTGAACTAAATGTGAATTGggcgaactaaatttgaattacgTGAACTAAATATAAATTtggtgaactaaatttgaattcattgagCTAAATTTGAATTAGATGAGAAATCTTTTCTTAGGTGAACTAATTTTGAATTCGGCGAACTAAATTTAGTGAACTAAAAATTAGCTGGACTAATTTTGAATTAGCTGAACTAGTAGATAGTTGGAAAAAAGATTAGTTCAGCAACTTCCATAGGCAAATAGAAAAAGCATAGAGCAAGTTCAGGCCTACCACAGGATTTTCCATCTAGTGGCAGGTCTCAATTTCGTGAACCTTTTTTTCATATGCATTCCATTTTTCGTTATCAACTTCATGGACTTTTCCCAATTCCACAAACTTTTTCTgcaaatttttattttattttttgtgaaCCTTTTCATttcaaatctatgaactttttcaaaaaaaaacaaagtgttttttttcatttttgcaaACTTTTCCTAGTGATTTTTTTTTCAACTCGTGAATTTTCTATTATTGTTGATAAATAAGAAAGTTTAGACCTGCCATGGAATTTAGCTCTCGTGGGCAATCCCATTTTCGTGACAACAAAATCCTGTGGCAGGTCTGAACTGTGGCGCTGTGGAAGactcattttggagctaagaatttgaaaaaagttcactaaaTTTTACTCATAATTTTGTTCATCAATTTGAACTAAATTTTCCATTTATGTACTTGTCCACCTAATTCACAATTGTGAATTTGGCAAACTATATTTTGAATTAGGTGAACTAATTTTCAATGTCAGATCTTTTGCAGTTGTTCAGTTAATTGACTCTTACAACTTTGGCAAATAAAACAAGCATGGTCATTTAAAAGGAATGCCTGACAGTACAATATTTTGATACGCAACACAGAAAGAACAGGAAAAAGGATTTAAAACTATGATGACCATAATTATGCGAAATACAGTAGTACACAATGATGTACCAGTCTATCACAGGTATTAATCAAGTTTCTGCATGAGAGGACCTCCTCATCTGTGCAGCACCCATTTGTAGGGCGACAAAGCTATGAAATCTTGGATTTCAGATAGCGGCATTCTTGAATTCCAACTTGACATAGTTGTGCTTTGTTCTGCACCAAAACAGAATGGGGGCAAAGCTAATACCTTACTGCACTTGTACCTTATAAGGTATCAAAAAAGCTGAAAGGAAGACAAAGAAATTCCTACTCGCAGTTTATCAAGTTTAACACGATTTATTTGCAGTTTTGCCTTTTCATATAAAAGCTTGCCATGGAGCAATTTTGCCTCAGCTAGTCTGGAATCTTGAATCCTCTGCGTTTAGAAAACGAACACATCAGATAAGTGGAAGTAATTTTCCTAACAGCGACAGACAATATGACAACTAATTAATGATAGCATACCACAGCAGCAGAAAGCCTAATATATGTACTAGCCACATGAATCTTCCTCATCATATCTCCTAACGTATCAAGCTTCAttaaaacaaaacaagaaaaatATATAAGATACAATAAACTCATGCTCCATAGAACATTTCCACAAGATATTTCAAATGCTAGATCATTAGGTTGAACAATAGAATTAAACACACAATAAGAATAAATCATCTCGCAGAAAAAGGAAATTCACAAAAGAGATATAGAGAACTATAGATTCTGAAGATCAATTAGTAACTGTACACAGACTCTGCCAAAAATTGTTGGGGGAGGAATTCACTCAGGACCACAACTTCCAGATTTGTGAATAGAAACAAACATGTTTGGAACAATCAAACGATGTTTGAAGGAATGGTGGTCAGATGTAATCCTAGATTACTTTTTCACGCAACCTTGTGTTTATTACAGAAGATAATGTTACCTCGAAACTCTTGAGAGTGAACTATGTGGAGCCAAAGGCTTGATCCTACAGATCACAATAATATATTTGCTCAGCTAAAATTGAAGGAATAATCAAGATCAAGACAACACAAGTTGAGTATGAGATCGTGATGCAAGAAGCTATAGGACTAATAATTGTTTCCACAGTGCGCTAGATTTTCATCTAAATAGTGTAAAGGGGTGCTATGAAAGAAATTAATAATCTAGCGTAAAACACGAAAATTGGCAATGGCTCCTAGGtacatatgcacccattgtctaaatacacattttgaaaagttgaaaaattctcTACAAAAaccccgcgtgtatatccggacattctatGTGCGTGCACAAAGTTTTCGGTgaaaaaggaggttttttgtggcttgtgtaaaaaagacaatttctgatgcttcattacaactattcattttgcatttctttatcttttttacacaagccacaaaaaaacgtcgtttttcaccgaaactttGTGCATGCACATAGAATGTCCGGATATACCCGCGGGatttttgtttcaaaattttcaacttttcaaaatgtgtatttagacaataggtgcatatgcacctaggagccaaaacaccGCTAAAACAGAGGAAACCTAGTAAATGGGAAAAGTGACTTCATTATGTCGACTCGAGTAAGCGGAAAAGAAGAAGTGGGCCGAGCCCAACGCGAGGGCCCGTGTCCACCTGCAGCGTGACCTAGCTGCACCTCTCCCTCCATATAAATCACCCCATCTCGCCCAGCTCTCCCACCCCTTAGCCGCCGCCACAGCCTCCAGCTCCAAACCCTCATCTCCCCCATCCAAGCTCACTGCCcccaaccccccacccccacccagcCATGGCGGACCGCGGCGGCGAGCGTGGTGTCGGCGAGCGCGGCGGCGACCGCGGCGGCTTCGGGCGCGGCTTCGGCCGCGGCGGGCGCGGGGACCGTGGCGGGCGCCGCGGCGGCCGCCGTGGCccccgccaggaggaggagaagTGGGTGCCCGTCACCAAGCTCGGCCGCCTCGTCAAGGAGGGCCGCTTCACCAAGATGGAGGAGATCTACCTCCACTCGCTCCCCGTCAAGGAGCACCAGATCGTGGAGACGCTCTGCCCGGGGCTCAAGGACGAGGTGATGAAGATCACCCCGGTCCAGAAGCAGACCCGCGCCGGACAGCGCACCCGCTTCAAGGCCTTCGTCGTCGTCGGCGACAGCAACGGCCACGTCGGCCTCGGCGTCAAGTGCGCCAAGGAGGTGGCCACGgccatccgcggcgccatcatccTCGCCAAGCTCTCAATCGTGCCCGTCAGGCGGGGCTACTGGGGGAACAAGATCGGCCAGCCCCACACCGTGCCCTGCAAGGTCACCGGCAAGTGCGGCTCCGTCACCGTGCGCATGGTGCCCGCCCCCAGGGGTTCTGGAATCGTCGCCGCCcgcgtccccaagaaggtgctgcAGTTCGCCGGGATCGATGATGTCTTCACTTCCTCGCGTGGATCCACCAAGACCCTTGGCAACTTCGTCAAGGTATAAACTTCCCCTGCCTTTATCCATGCTCTGCCATGTTCCCGCCATACTGCTACTTTACTGTCAGTACATAATGTTCATTCCTTGTGTGTGCATGGTTTGGAATGTTTACTGCAAGAAGTGATGCCTTTGGCAGCGTGTAAAATATTATTTTTATTAGATTCAAGCCTGCATAATTTTGTTGGAAGGGGCGTAACTGGTTTACAGTCTGATTCGTATGATTTAGTCTAGATTCAGTTGGTCTGGAAATTGTAGTTCTACTGTACTAGCCTAGTGTTGTTGACCAAACTTTAATTTGTGCTTAGTACTTCAGGCTGGTCTTCAATTGATTGATTGAAAATGTGTCGCAACCTTTTTAAACAGTTCAGTTCATTTTGTATTACAAGCTTTTCATGTTTTCAATCTGTACATGTAATACATTTTTGAGTTGCGGAATCCTGGCTTGTGTCCTAATACATTTCGAGTTGTTCATGTATTATAACCATTTAGACATTTCTGGTTGAGGGTCTATTCTTGCATAGTGATGTATCACTTCTCTTCTCTGTTTATTTAtgcctgccatgctctgttttatTTCTCACGTTGGCAGTGGTGAGCTCATATCAAGTTGTGGTGATGATTTTTATCAGGGTGAATTTGTTCTTGTTTGCATTGAATAGTTGCAAACCTGAAGCTGACAATTCTTTTATTTCCAGGCAACCTTCGACTGCCTGATGAAGACCTATGGATTCCTCACCCCTGACTTCTGGAGGGAGACAACCTTCACCAAGGCGCCGTACCAGGAGTTCACCGACATCTTGGCGAAGCCGACCAAGGCCCTGATGCTTGATGCACCAGCCGAGAAGATAGAAGCTTAGGATGTTTGCCATGAAAGGGTTTTTACTAGCTGGGAGCTGTCTGTTGCACTTTGCTTTATTATAGTCGAGAACAAGGTGTCTTTGAATTGTGCTACTTGTGGAAGTCTCTGTTTGCTGTCAAAGTTTTGGATTATGGTGCAATGCTACTCTCTGTTATCGGCAAAGGATGCTACATAATTATGCCAATCCAGTGTTATTTGTCTAGATGTTTGATTTTTGGATGCAGCTCCGCCTCGCCGTCGTCACCGACGCTCGACTGG
This window of the Triticum aestivum cultivar Chinese Spring chromosome 5D, IWGSC CS RefSeq v2.1, whole genome shotgun sequence genome carries:
- the LOC123123361 gene encoding 40S ribosomal protein S2-3 → MADRGGERGVGERGGDRGGFGRGFGRGGRGDRGGRRGGRRGPRQEEEKWVPVTKLGRLVKEGRFTKMEEIYLHSLPVKEHQIVETLCPGLKDEVMKITPVQKQTRAGQRTRFKAFVVVGDSNGHVGLGVKCAKEVATAIRGAIILAKLSIVPVRRGYWGNKIGQPHTVPCKVTGKCGSVTVRMVPAPRGSGIVAARVPKKVLQFAGIDDVFTSSRGSTKTLGNFVKATFDCLMKTYGFLTPDFWRETTFTKAPYQEFTDILAKPTKALMLDAPAEKIEA